The Halarsenatibacter silvermanii genome segment AAGCAGAAAATGTCATTTGTAGACTGGCATACTCACCCTTATGCTCATGGAGAAAAAGATCTTCGGCCCTGCCAGAATAAAGAAATTCTAAAAAAGTATGTTGATTTTGCCCGAGAAAAAGGCCTGCGGGGTATAGGTTTTACCGATCATGATTGGTTCATCGAAGATTTTGACTTTGATAATATGTATCATGTCAAAGAAAAATATGAATTAGAAATCAATATAGGTATCGAATTCGAATATATTCCCGGGAGGGAGGGCGAAATAGAGGAGATATTACATGATTATCCGCTGGAATACAGCATCGGTTCGGTCCATCAAATAAATGGCTGGGAATTTGACAATCCTGAATATAAATTCAAATTCGAGGAGCTTTCTTACAGGCAGCTTGAAAACACCTATCAAGAATACTTTAATATAGTAAAAAAATCTGTGGAAAGCGATTTGTTCGATATAGTTGGCCATCTGGAGCTGCTGAAAATATTCGATTATAGTATAGATGATCGCAGAGAGATTTTAGATATGGTTGATCCTGTCCTTAAAGCTTTAACTGACACCGATACAGCTCTGGAGATAAACACGAATGGCTTAAACAAACCGATCGGCGAATTATTTCCTGCTCTTGACATATTAAAGCAGGCGGATAATTATGGAGTTAGGATGGTTTACAGTTCTGATGCTCATGCCCCTGAAAGAACGGGAGAGAACTTTGAGTTTGTAGATAACATCTTGAAAATTTTGTAATATTTGTCTGAGGTGATAAGGATTTTCTTCACGAAAGAGGGCAAAATAAGAAAAAATCAGCTGATTACCTATCCAAATAATAGTTATGAAAAGTTAAAATCAGAAGCCAGAGAATGTCAGCGCTGTCATTTGAGAGAACAATGTACCCAGGTAGTAATGGGAGAAGGAAGCCTGGAAAATAGAATCATGCTAATTGGAGAAGGGCCGGGCGCTGATGAAGATGAAAAGGGTAGACCATTTGTAGGTCGGGCAGGTCAGCTTTTAAACGATATTATGAAAGATGTAGGGTTGAAAAGAGAAGATCTCTATATCAGTAACATAGTAAAATGCCGACCGCCTGATAACAGAGCGCCCAAAAATGACGAGATGGAGGCCTGTTCGCCCATTTTAAAAGCAGAAATTGAGATAGTGGAGCCTAAAGTAATTATGCCGCTGGGCTCCACTGCCTTAAATTATCTGGTCGAAGATGGCCTTTCTATAACCAGCAAAAGAGGAGAATGGATAGAAAGAGGAGAGCTTTTCTTTTTACCGACTTTTCATCCGGCTTATATTTTTAGAAATAGAGGGGCCGAAGAAGATGTTAGAAGAGACTTTAAGGTTTTGAAAAAAGCCAGTGAAAGAATAGAAGAGCTTTATGACTGCGGCTTTTAAAATAATAAGACTTCAATTCTATCTTATATTGCGAAAAAGCCCAATTACCTTGCCCAAAATAGATATATTTCGGTTTTTGATCGGACTATAGGCGGGATTTTCGGGCTGCAGCTTAATTGTGTTATCTTCTTGATAATATCTTTTAACAGTTGTTTCATCTTCGAGTAAAGCTATCACGATGTCGCCATTTTTGGCGACATCCTGTTTTTTTGCAATGACATAATCACCGTCATTGATACCTGCCTCGATCATGCTGTCCCCCTGAACCTGCAGCATAAATATATCGCTGTTACCCGGGCTGAAAAAATTAAGCGGAATAGGGAAGAAATCCTCGATGTTTTCCTCCGACAGAATTGGAGTTCCAGCTTTCACTCTGCCTACGATAGGAACTTCAATTATTTCACTGCTTTCTTTATCCTCATTTAATTCACTTAAAACTTCGATAGCGCGCGGTTTTTCCGGATCTCTGCGGATATATCCTTTTTCTTCAAGAGTTTTTAGATGACTGTGAACAGAAGCAGGGGATTTTAATCCGACAGCCCTGCCGATCTCACGTACAGAAGGAGGATACCCCTTGGCTGCTATTTCTTTTTTGATATAATTTAATATTGTTTTCTGCCTGTTACTTAAGTTTTCCAATTTGAATTATACCTCCTTAGTGGTATTTGAATTAACTCAGATAAGATCGGCTGAAAAAGAGAATGAATTTTTGAGATCTTTTTGCGTAAAATTTGTATTTTACGCAAAAGTATTTTTTGAACTCTTATCTACCAATAAATCCGAAATTAATTATTTGATCGCAAAAACATGGTTGCCTATCTCTGCTGTCTTTTCAAGTGTGCGAAACCAATCCAGATTATCGGCTGTTTTTGGATTGTAGAAATAACGGGCTCCCTGACTGGGATCATTACCTTCCAGGGCTTCAAAAACGGCCAGGTAAGCAAGAGTTTCAGGGTCCTGAAAGTACTGACCATCTGTAACAGCTGTAAACTGTTCTGATTGATATATAATGTCTGGTATACTATCGGGAAAGTTCGCAGCCTCCAATCTGTTTAATACTACTGCAGCAACAGCAATCTGACCAATGAATGGTTCACCTCTGGCTTCACCATGAACCAGCTGAGCCAGTTTATTTATGTCGCTTTCATCGATGCTTTTGTCTCTCATTGTACTTCTGATTTCGCTTCTTCTATCATCGTCGTATATTAAATCCATGGGAGCTTCTTCAGATACTATTTCTCTGTCATCTTCCCTGTCAACTCTGTAAATTTCTTCATCATCCCTATGCGGATCTTCAATATCTTCATCTTCTTTTTCATCACTGCCAAAAAAGTATTGAGTGGCTGTTAAAATTAATACTGCCACTCCAACTCCCTTGAGAACGTCCTCGCCATCAAAATCGGAAGCGTGAACAGTGTTATTGTTATTCAAATCAGGTAACAAAAATATGCCGCTGGTGGAAATAATGAAAAAAACAATCAGGATAATTATAGTAATAATTTTTGTTTTGATTTTATAGTTATTGATCTTATAGTTATTTTTGTCAGACTGTCTTTCAATCAATGATTTATCATCCATTGTGTTATCCCTCAATCACTGTAAAATTGAAATCAAAGAAATTACGCCTACTGCACCTATGTAAAGCATATGATCGCTCTGTCCGCTTTCTATTTCTTCTATTCGTTCCTGTCTTTCTTCTTCTCTTTCTTCAAGGGCGGTAAGACGCTGTTCTAAGTTTTCTATTCTTTCTTCATACATCTCTATATCTTCCGGCTCCTCAGGAATGTCGACCGGGTCTTCAATATCTATTGTTTCTTCCAGCTCATGCACTCTATCTTCCAGATTATCCAGTTCATCCTGTCTGGCCCTTAATTCTGCGATTTCATCTATAATTTCATCTACTTCATTCTGAAGAGCCGCAGTATCATCATGAACTTCAGCTATATCTTCGCCCTGAATTAATGTTTCCTGTTCTAATTCTTCCATTCTCTCCTGAAATAAATCCATTTCATCTGCCAGATCAACCAGTTCATCCCTGAATTCGACTGAGAGCTCTCTGAGCAAATCTAAGTCATCTTCTTCCATCTCCAGATGACCTTCGTCCAGGTCTTCCAGCATTTGAGCTAAAACTTCTGCCAGTTCAAATCTTGAAACCCGATTTGTGCCTGCAAAAGTATCATCATCATAGAGACTCATATAACCTCTTTCTATCAATTTTTCCACGCTTTCGTAGGCCCAATGTTCTTCCGGCACATCTTCAATTTCTAAACCCATTACAGCAGGAGAAAAGCTGGTTACAGCTATAAGTGTTGTTACCAGAAATGTAATTAAAACTGCCCTTTTCATTATCATTGCCTCCTGTTTCATTTTAGTAATTTATCTTAATTCTATTCTTTCATCGCCATCAGTAATTAATTTTATATTCAACAATTCAAATTTCTGCTTGATTTCCTCCAGTTCGAGGTGATCTTCTAAAATTCTGAAACGCATAGTAGCCAGTCCGCCCTCCTCGACGTTGTCAGGCAGTTCCTCCTGAAACCCAAAAATGTTTTCAGAATATTGCTCGGGTCCTCTCCAGCTCATCATCCTGTTATCTCTGACAAAAAATGTTCCCCGGCTTGCATGCATAAATTCCAGATTTTCATCATCAAATTCCAGTTCAAATTCTATCTCATTTATGTCCTCTCCGAGATTGACCCCTCTGATATCGACTGTTATTATACCTCTATCAATTCTTGAGGTTTTGAAATCAAAGTAAACTTCAGCTTCTGTGGAAGGAATATAAATTTCTTCCTGGATTGAATCAGATAAACCAGCTTCTCCTTCTAAATTTAAAGCGACGGGAAAATAGCCTTCTATATCATGGGGTCTAACCTTCCATCTTAGCTCAAGATCTTCCCCGGGTTTAACAGAGCTGCTTTTCCGCCGACTTCTTTCCCTGTCGGTGAAATCTATTCCGGGAGGAAGAACCAATTCTCCGGAAAAGTTATTTATGGCACTGTCACCTGTATTTCTTACCACCGCTTTGATAGTATATGGCATGGGAGTTAATCTGCCGTCTTCCACTCTGAATTCTTCCGGGGCAAAAAATTCAGCTTCCATTGTGGGTGTCAATAATTCAATCTCCCTTTCCAGAAGATTGGAATCTGTATTGTCAGCTTCAGCTACGACTTCAAAACTGCTGCTCCTGGGTAATTGATCAGCAGCAGGAGATGCATAAAAATTCACCTGTGCCACATCCTGTGCCTCGAGATTGCCTATTTCCCTCTCAGCTTCCTCAACCTGCAAATAATCAGGCAGATTGAGAGAAATGCTGACATTCTCTGCGGTAATTTCGGTGGTATTTTCAACATATGCTACTATAGGCAGTTCTGGTGTGTCTGTAGTAAAGGCGAATTCTCGGGGAGAGCTGATTCCCAGCGAGAGCATTCCTGGAACTTTAGTGATACCTCCCAGCCCATAAGTTGTCGAATAGCTTACTGTCTCACCGGGTTCAATAGTTTCAGGCTCCCAGTACAGGGCAATAGCGCTATCTCTTTCATACTCACCTTCTCTTAAAAATTCCCTGCCCGGTTCAAAATTAAAATCCCAGGCACCATCAGCAAGACTTCCCCAGTTTGACATATAGACATCATCCGGCGGGGTTACTTCTTCGCCGATAAAAGAGCCCTGAGAAGTGATCTGGGGATCAGTCAGAGAATCAAAGGACTGATAAAAGTTGGGCAAATCCTCGCTCGTCAAATTAGTATCTGTTTCGATTGCTTCTTCCTGAACTCTAAATGGTGATCCATCGACTTCTCCCAGCATAGTATCGAGCATAATTCTCAGACCGGTTTCATGAGGTTCATCGTCGGTGTTGGTGATTTCATATTCGATTAAAGCTGTATCTTGCAGGCCAGTTGTCGTACTCTTTACAATTTCCAGATACTGAGTGACCATCAAATCCTCTATTTGATATTCAGTGATTATTTTATCATCCTCCACCTCAGGAGGTCTGATTTTTTCGCCAAAATTAGTGTTTTGACCGGCTCTCCTCTCAGTTTCTCCGCCAAAGCTGTAGTTTACACCGTCGATTCTTACAGTGGTAAATGAAGTCCAGGGAATTGGTCTTCCATAAATCAGAGGCATGTTTTCATCATCATCTCTGCCGGGATCTCCGCCTGTGGTTTCTACTGCAAATCTTCCCCGGGCATTTTCCTCGGTGTTGATAACCACGGAAATAAAATCGTTATAAATTCTCAGATTGCCATGCTCATCGATTCTTTCGTTTATATCTGACTCCGCCTGCATCGGGACCGGGGCGGCAGAGAGACAGATAATACTGATTACCGCAGCTAAAAAAACTGTATTCAGCAGATTATTTTTGTCAATCATTTGCTGACCACCTCTGAAATTGTATTGCTAAAATAGTTCATTATTCAAATTGAATTTCAACTAATTCATAATTAATATCTGGATTTCCATATTCGTCCAGAGAGAAATCAATTAAAATATCCATGGTATAAGCGCTGGCATATGATTTAAAATTCCATCCATGTTCTATTGTGTTCAAAGCATTCCTGTCCATAGCCTCAATGCCTGAAGATTCATAGACGGATATTTCTTCAATATCTCCAGCCTGATTAATTTCAGCCGATATTACTACCTCTCCAGTCTCGCCTGGACCAACCGAGTATTTTGGATAAACAGGGAGTTGAGAATCCAATACCAGTTCGCCAGCAGCAGGAGGCACTTCTTCTTCGACTTCCTCTTCTGATAGATCTGATTCTTCCTCAATAGATGTTTCTGTTTCCTGCTCTGATTCTTGATCAGCTGTAGATATCTCTTCTGTAATTTCTTCTTCCTGTTCGGGTTCTTCCCGGGCGGCTTCAGCAGATTCTTCATCATCTATTTCTTCAGCTGTCTCGATCTGCTCTTCAATTTCTCTTTCAGATTCTTCAGCAGTTAAAACTTCTTCATCGACTTCGCCGACTTCTTCAGCTTCGGTCTCTTCCTCAAAAGCCTGCTCATCCGCCTCTGCTTCTGTCGGACTTTCTTCGACTTCTTCTATCTCAGAATCTGTCTCAGTTTCTTCATGCTCAGCTATTGCTTCTGTATCTTCTGCCTCAGCTTCCATAACATCTTCACTTATCTCCTCGTCAGCAGTCTCAACATCAGAAACTTCTTCGCTTTCATCTGGCTCGATTTCCTGAGTTTCTTCAGCCTCTTCAACCTCCGACTCTTCTTCGGTCTCTGAGTCTTCTTCAGAGACATCCTCTTCGGTTTCTTCTTGATCTTCTGATTGTTGTTCCTCTACATGTTCTTCAGCATACAACCTTTCTTCTTCGACAGGTCTATCCTCAGGTAAATTTTCAAAATCAACAAACTGTATAAATTCAAAATCAACCCTGTCTACTCCGTCCGGGTTTAAACCTGAAGCCAATCCTCCCCAGGGCAGAAAGTAAAACAAGGAAAAGTGTATGATTAGCGATATAATCAAAAACACGTATAAATTATCGAAAGGAAACTTTTTATTCATAATAATCTCTCCAGATTATATTTCTCTTTCAGCAGCAAGAGCCAGGTTATATATGCCTTCCTGTCTCAATCCATCCATAACATGTATAAGATATTGATAACTTACATTTTCATCAGCATTTATAACAACGACTAAATCTTCTTTTATCTCTCCATCTTCCAGGGCTGTATTTCTTACTTCAGCTCTTATTTCATCCAGGGACATGATATCTCCTTCCAGAGAATACTGTCCCTGTTCGTCGATATTTACAACTATATTTTCCTGAGGCTGTTCAACGACGGTTTCCGCGCTCGGAAGCTGTAAATCCAGCCCTTCAGGTGATGCCCTGAAAGTGGTAAAGAGCATGAAAAAGACCAGCAGAAAAAAGATCACATCGATCAGAGGAAGTATATTTATAGAGCTTTTGTTGTCATGAGATGTTTTTAACATTTTCTTCATACTTTTCACCTCTGTCGTTGCCATCAACTACATCCATTATCTCGACAATACTCTGATTGAGCTGATGAGCTCTTCTATCGACTATTTTAGAAAAATAAGAATAAAAAATAGCTGTAGGTATAGCAATTATTAACCCTATGGCCGTACTGATTAAAGCTGATGCTATTCCAGCGCTGATCTGAGTGGGATCGCCTATTCCGGCAGCACCTCCCAGAATATTAAAGCTGCTTATAATTCCCAGCACAGTTCCCAGAAGACCAAGCAGTGGGGCTATCATAGCTATTACATCGAGTATGGTCAGATGTTTTTCCATTTTTCTTATCTCATTTTGACCTGTTACCTGTAAAGCTTCTCTTATTCTCTCAGAATCTTCATCAAGGTTCGATAAAGCTGTCGATAAAAGTTTAACATTTGGCCCCTTTTTACCTTTCAACTGGTTATAAGCTGACATCGTATCTCCTTCATCGATCATCATTTCTACTTTTCTGATTAAATTTTTGTTGTCCTGTTTATTTTTGGCGAAAAAAATTGTTTTTTCTATAATAACTGCCAGGCTAAAAATAGATGCGATCATCAGAGGTATAGCTGTTGGGCCTCCCAGTGATAATACATTCCAAATTTCCTGCAAGTTTGATCACTCCTTTTCCCAAAATGAATTATCGATTTTATCTGTCGAACTTTCAGAGCTGGTTCAAAACATTCTCAATGAGTGTCCTGCCAAAAAGATTGCGATCATCAGTCTATTTACACATTAATTAAACTTCTACAAAAAGGCTTCAATTCCTCTTTTTTTAGTCATACAAAAGTTCTATATATAGAAAGATATATAATAACAAGATTTTAACAAAAAATTTGGCAGCGCAGGGCTGCCTAAGTTTAAAAGTATTTAAATGAATTATGAAGAATTTTGAGTCAATATTTATATATTGGAACTGTAAGATACAAAGCTGCGTTCATGAAATGTTATATCTTCCAGCCATTATTATCATGATAGTGATCTTATAAGATATCTATCAACCGAGTTTTCAGTACAGGAATGCAAAACCCTTGATAATCATCCCTAAAACGCCCAGGCTTATCAAAAGAGTGGGTACATATTTATATATTTCATCGGCTTCAGAAATTCTCAC includes the following:
- a CDS encoding ExbD/TolR family protein, giving the protein MKKMLKTSHDNKSSINILPLIDVIFFLLVFFMLFTTFRASPEGLDLQLPSAETVVEQPQENIVVNIDEQGQYSLEGDIMSLDEIRAEVRNTALEDGEIKEDLVVVINADENVSYQYLIHVMDGLRQEGIYNLALAAEREI
- a CDS encoding S-layer homology domain-containing protein produces the protein MKRAVLITFLVTTLIAVTSFSPAVMGLEIEDVPEEHWAYESVEKLIERGYMSLYDDDTFAGTNRVSRFELAEVLAQMLEDLDEGHLEMEEDDLDLLRELSVEFRDELVDLADEMDLFQERMEELEQETLIQGEDIAEVHDDTAALQNEVDEIIDEIAELRARQDELDNLEDRVHELEETIDIEDPVDIPEEPEDIEMYEERIENLEQRLTALEEREEERQERIEEIESGQSDHMLYIGAVGVISLISILQ
- a CDS encoding cell wall hydrolase; translation: MDDKSLIERQSDKNNYKINNYKIKTKIITIIILIVFFIISTSGIFLLPDLNNNNTVHASDFDGEDVLKGVGVAVLILTATQYFFGSDEKEDEDIEDPHRDDEEIYRVDREDDREIVSEEAPMDLIYDDDRRSEIRSTMRDKSIDESDINKLAQLVHGEARGEPFIGQIAVAAVVLNRLEAANFPDSIPDIIYQSEQFTAVTDGQYFQDPETLAYLAVFEALEGNDPSQGARYFYNPKTADNLDWFRTLEKTAEIGNHVFAIK
- a CDS encoding TonB family protein, whose translation is MASGLNPDGVDRVDFEFIQFVDFENLPEDRPVEEERLYAEEHVEEQQSEDQEETEEDVSEEDSETEEESEVEEAEETQEIEPDESEEVSDVETADEEISEDVMEAEAEDTEAIAEHEETETDSEIEEVEESPTEAEADEQAFEEETEAEEVGEVDEEVLTAEESEREIEEQIETAEEIDDEESAEAAREEPEQEEEITEEISTADQESEQETETSIEEESDLSEEEVEEEVPPAAGELVLDSQLPVYPKYSVGPGETGEVVISAEINQAGDIEEISVYESSGIEAMDRNALNTIEHGWNFKSYASAYTMDILIDFSLDEYGNPDINYELVEIQFE
- a CDS encoding MotA/TolQ/ExbB proton channel family protein, whose protein sequence is MQEIWNVLSLGGPTAIPLMIASIFSLAVIIEKTIFFAKNKQDNKNLIRKVEMMIDEGDTMSAYNQLKGKKGPNVKLLSTALSNLDEDSERIREALQVTGQNEIRKMEKHLTILDVIAMIAPLLGLLGTVLGIISSFNILGGAAGIGDPTQISAGIASALISTAIGLIIAIPTAIFYSYFSKIVDRRAHQLNQSIVEIMDVVDGNDRGEKYEENVKNIS
- a CDS encoding histidinol-phosphatase is translated as MSFVDWHTHPYAHGEKDLRPCQNKEILKKYVDFAREKGLRGIGFTDHDWFIEDFDFDNMYHVKEKYELEINIGIEFEYIPGREGEIEEILHDYPLEYSIGSVHQINGWEFDNPEYKFKFEELSYRQLENTYQEYFNIVKKSVESDLFDIVGHLELLKIFDYSIDDRREILDMVDPVLKALTDTDTALEINTNGLNKPIGELFPALDILKQADNYGVRMVYSSDAHAPERTGENFEFVDNILKIL
- a CDS encoding uracil-DNA glycosylase; the encoded protein is MIRIFFTKEGKIRKNQLITYPNNSYEKLKSEARECQRCHLREQCTQVVMGEGSLENRIMLIGEGPGADEDEKGRPFVGRAGQLLNDIMKDVGLKREDLYISNIVKCRPPDNRAPKNDEMEACSPILKAEIEIVEPKVIMPLGSTALNYLVEDGLSITSKRGEWIERGELFFLPTFHPAYIFRNRGAEEDVRRDFKVLKKASERIEELYDCGF
- the lexA gene encoding transcriptional repressor LexA yields the protein MENLSNRQKTILNYIKKEIAAKGYPPSVREIGRAVGLKSPASVHSHLKTLEEKGYIRRDPEKPRAIEVLSELNEDKESSEIIEVPIVGRVKAGTPILSEENIEDFFPIPLNFFSPGNSDIFMLQVQGDSMIEAGINDGDYVIAKKQDVAKNGDIVIALLEDETTVKRYYQEDNTIKLQPENPAYSPIKNRNISILGKVIGLFRNIR